A genomic segment from Leptolyngbya boryana PCC 6306 encodes:
- the cobQ gene encoding cobyric acid synthase CobQ: MKAVMVVGTTSHAGKSMIATALCRILTRKGFRVAPFKGQNMALNSYVTANGGEIGYAQAVQAWAAGIQPWVEMNPILLKPQGDMTSQVVLKGRVIGRTTAADYYEQFFEPGWTAIEESLRRISEEFDLVVCEGAGSPAEINLKHRDLTNMRVAKHLNAPTILVADIDRGGVFAHVVGTLELLDPDERALIKGIVINKFRGQRSLLDSGIEWLEQKTGIPVIGVIPWLDQVFPAEDSLSLFDRSSSNPKGDLTIGVVRLPRISNFTDFDPLEAEPSVNVKYLHPKQSLGHPDAVIIPGSKTTIADLIALHKTGMAEEIQNYVAAGGTVLGICGGFQMLGKILADPEGIEGQEGRYRGLGLLPLKTVIAGQKVARQRNVTSNFPQDGLPVSGYEIHQGRTRLIESEEGTQALFDDPNLGVVDESQSVWGTYLHGIFDNGPWRRAWLNRLRQQRGLRSLPTGVANYREQREIMLDQLADAIEPHLNLKPILP; this comes from the coding sequence ATGAAAGCAGTCATGGTTGTAGGAACGACTTCCCATGCAGGCAAATCAATGATCGCAACAGCCTTGTGCCGAATTCTCACACGCAAGGGGTTTCGAGTGGCTCCCTTCAAGGGACAAAACATGGCGCTCAATTCTTATGTCACGGCAAATGGCGGTGAGATTGGCTATGCTCAAGCGGTGCAGGCTTGGGCAGCGGGAATTCAGCCTTGGGTTGAGATGAATCCAATTCTCTTGAAGCCGCAAGGCGATATGACCTCGCAAGTGGTATTAAAAGGGCGAGTGATTGGACGGACAACGGCTGCAGATTATTATGAGCAGTTTTTTGAACCGGGCTGGACGGCGATCGAAGAATCGCTCAGACGCATCTCTGAAGAATTTGATCTCGTCGTCTGTGAAGGGGCAGGGAGTCCAGCTGAAATTAATCTCAAACACCGCGACTTAACGAATATGCGGGTTGCGAAGCATTTAAACGCACCGACGATTCTTGTCGCCGATATCGATCGCGGTGGAGTCTTCGCGCATGTGGTTGGAACTTTGGAATTACTCGATCCAGATGAGCGAGCTTTGATTAAAGGCATTGTCATTAATAAATTTCGCGGACAGCGATCGCTGCTCGATTCGGGCATTGAGTGGCTCGAGCAGAAGACCGGGATTCCGGTGATTGGGGTGATTCCGTGGCTGGATCAAGTGTTTCCGGCAGAAGATTCGTTGTCTTTGTTCGATCGCAGTTCCTCAAACCCGAAAGGCGATTTAACGATCGGGGTCGTTCGTCTGCCGCGGATTTCCAATTTTACGGATTTTGATCCCCTAGAAGCTGAACCCTCAGTGAATGTGAAATATCTGCATCCTAAGCAATCGTTAGGGCATCCGGATGCCGTGATTATTCCAGGATCGAAAACCACGATCGCGGATCTGATCGCACTGCATAAAACTGGAATGGCAGAAGAGATCCAAAACTACGTCGCAGCAGGTGGAACCGTTCTTGGCATCTGTGGCGGTTTCCAAATGCTCGGTAAGATTTTGGCTGACCCGGAAGGCATTGAAGGGCAGGAAGGGCGATATCGCGGCTTAGGATTGCTTCCTCTGAAAACGGTGATTGCAGGTCAGAAAGTGGCGCGTCAGCGGAATGTCACCTCGAATTTTCCTCAAGACGGCTTGCCTGTGTCAGGCTACGAGATTCATCAAGGTCGAACTCGCTTGATTGAATCAGAAGAAGGCACACAAGCGCTGTTTGATGATCCAAACTTGGGAGTGGTCGATGAGTCTCAATCGGTTTGGGGCACGTATTTGCACGGAATTTTCGATAATGGTCCGTGGCGACGGGCTTGGTTAAATCGTTTGCGGCAACAGCGAGGACTACGATCGCTACCGACCGGGGTTGCCAACTATCGAGAACAACGGGAAATCATGTTGGATCAATTGGCAGATGCGATCGAGCCGCATCTGAATTTGAAACCGATTTTACCCTAG
- a CDS encoding Npun_F0494 family protein, with protein sequence MTPTTPNPVFRHPQKTLDRAARAVRCAPFRLKLYALMLDQSVALSALIGIPGTRNQLTKRMLSELSADGEMLWLIQVGLLRREVDGQGLTDRFRLTPLGRQLVSQWQSVGGFGKANLRDRILNTLNRWLRLPV encoded by the coding sequence ATGACCCCTACTACGCCTAACCCTGTCTTTCGTCATCCTCAGAAAACGCTCGATCGTGCTGCTCGTGCGGTTCGGTGTGCGCCTTTTCGACTCAAACTCTATGCTTTGATGCTGGATCAAAGTGTTGCGCTCAGTGCCTTGATTGGCATCCCTGGGACTCGAAATCAATTGACAAAGCGGATGCTTTCTGAACTGAGTGCGGATGGTGAAATGCTCTGGCTGATTCAAGTTGGACTGCTGCGGCGGGAAGTCGATGGGCAAGGACTGACGGATCGGTTTCGCTTGACTCCACTAGGACGGCAACTGGTCTCGCAATGGCAATCCGTCGGTGGGTTTGGCAAGGCAAATTTGCGCGATCGCATTTTGAATACGTTAAACCGTTGGCTGCGCTTGCCCGTTTAG
- a CDS encoding response regulator: MIRVILIEDHDLTRVGIRAALQQREGFEVIGDARDAKSGLKLVKTAQPDVAIVDIGLPDFTGIELTQQFKQAQASGECPNTRILIMTMQDSEDTVLAAFAAGADSYCMKDASIDKLAQAIQTTAGGNAWIDPAIARVVLHQTQKVYSSNQHSPEPATISINRLADEDLVPAYPLTERELEVLKLIVDGCSNAQIAEKLYITVGTVKTHVRNILNKLCADDRTQVAVRALRTGLVQ; this comes from the coding sequence ATGATTCGAGTCATTTTGATTGAAGACCACGATCTAACCCGTGTTGGGATTCGAGCCGCTCTGCAACAGCGCGAAGGGTTTGAGGTGATTGGTGATGCGCGGGATGCTAAGTCAGGCTTGAAGTTAGTCAAGACAGCCCAGCCTGATGTCGCGATCGTAGATATTGGCTTGCCTGACTTCACTGGCATTGAGCTGACTCAGCAATTTAAGCAAGCTCAAGCATCCGGCGAATGTCCAAATACTCGCATTCTGATCATGACGATGCAGGATAGCGAAGATACGGTCTTAGCTGCGTTTGCGGCAGGCGCGGATTCTTATTGTATGAAAGATGCCAGCATCGATAAGTTGGCGCAGGCGATTCAGACCACAGCCGGCGGCAATGCTTGGATTGATCCCGCGATCGCGCGCGTTGTTCTACATCAAACTCAAAAAGTTTATAGTTCAAATCAACATTCTCCCGAACCTGCCACGATTTCAATTAATCGTCTAGCAGACGAAGATCTAGTTCCTGCTTATCCACTCACTGAGCGAGAACTTGAAGTCCTCAAGCTGATTGTCGATGGCTGTAGTAATGCGCAAATTGCCGAAAAGCTCTATATCACTGTTGGAACAGTTAAAACCCATGTCCGCAACATTTTGAATAAGCTCTGTGCGGATGATCGTACCCAAGTTGCAGTGCGGGCACTGAGAACAGGTCTTGTTCAATAG
- a CDS encoding response regulator transcription factor, whose translation MLRRKVRRILAVDDVLDNLLLLQVFLEAEGFEVEVAESGIAALQQLQQTCPDLVLLDVMMPGMNGLEVTERIRSRNCTLPILLVSAHDKTQVQPGLDAGANGYVQKPIDFLTLLERINALTA comes from the coding sequence GTGTTAAGACGTAAGGTGCGTCGAATCTTAGCAGTTGACGATGTGTTGGACAATCTATTGCTGCTGCAGGTCTTTTTAGAAGCAGAAGGCTTTGAAGTTGAAGTCGCAGAGAGTGGAATTGCAGCTTTGCAGCAGCTTCAGCAAACTTGCCCAGATCTAGTTCTGCTAGATGTCATGATGCCTGGCATGAATGGATTGGAAGTGACTGAGAGAATTCGATCGCGCAATTGCACCTTACCAATCTTATTAGTTTCTGCTCATGATAAGACCCAAGTACAGCCTGGATTAGATGCTGGAGCAAATGGATATGTGCAGAAACCCATTGACTTTCTGACTTTACTAGAGCGGATTAATGCCTTAACCGCATAG
- a CDS encoding HdeD family acid-resistance protein has translation MTTAIETKSRNSGLWIGVLLIALGLGAIAAPVFSTIVTETWLALIVIAAGFTKLVYAIQTREQGGFIWKILLSALYIATGITLLVAPLTGVLTLTLLLGGFLVSEGTFETILAFKLREQKNWFWLLGNAIVTLGLGIYILLQYPFDAPWLLGTVVGASVAASGLSRVMFSLNPPVQNPPVQPSDESSATSV, from the coding sequence ATGACGACCGCGATTGAGACAAAAAGTAGAAACAGCGGACTTTGGATAGGCGTGTTACTCATTGCTTTGGGATTAGGTGCGATCGCTGCTCCAGTCTTTTCGACGATCGTGACTGAGACTTGGCTTGCTTTGATTGTGATTGCAGCCGGATTTACTAAGTTAGTTTATGCAATTCAAACGCGTGAACAAGGTGGGTTTATTTGGAAAATTCTCTTGAGTGCTTTGTACATTGCAACCGGGATTACGTTGCTGGTCGCGCCCTTGACGGGTGTTCTGACTTTGACGCTACTCCTAGGCGGATTCTTAGTCAGTGAAGGGACGTTTGAAACGATTTTAGCGTTCAAGCTGCGTGAGCAAAAGAATTGGTTCTGGTTACTCGGAAATGCGATCGTCACGTTGGGCTTAGGGATCTACATTCTGCTGCAATACCCGTTTGATGCACCTTGGCTCTTGGGAACCGTTGTGGGTGCGAGTGTTGCTGCGAGTGGTTTATCGCGAGTCATGTTCTCTTTGAATCCCCCAGTGCAGAATCCCCCAGTGCAACCGAGTGATGAAAGCTCAGCCACTTCTGTTTAA